One Nitrospira sp. genomic region harbors:
- a CDS encoding O-antigen ligase family protein yields MPVIVMCALVIFSPLQEGGTTHPAQMIIRLLIVAWLGGTFIHAIRAGRLIVPRLGTRYVVLAFLGFAVAATIFSPYVHQSRQWLVMITGYAILFYLLVSVVDRWERLHTLTMIIIVMGLGEAAWAIVQGVVWNIVRPSGTFFNPNFLASYLTVSWAVLLSIAVYGYRKGAILYRSSLSPVLWWAGMGSALGILLIAMTFTQSRGGLVAWLAATVWILAARYGWKLAGMGFVALLFAALIIPTPLKERVLAEHEQNPVSYARWQMWQGAMAQMADHPFGIGLGLYQYTYPSYAFPVEGEIVRYGKVAHTPHNDYLQIGVEMGVGALLVFLAGIGLVVRDILQVLQSRLFRWQRSLILGIGGGGIALLVHAALDSSLRESALAILLVLCAGLIVSAARMTHRSTDAIQIIPIRGRLAWGMGAACLLLLCGAEVSRLGMAWLTFDKASRQAVAGETEIAIQGFKRAITLDPGKSLYHHGLGSVYANAFDVSRDKEMFRLAHAEFKEAIELNPLDSRLLGLLAQLYVSASQTSSASGLLDEQQKSWLRAALRVYERAVRLAPFSAPYRYEQARLHWMLGERPLAEQQAKEAEQLEPNFLPARALLARLWVDAGHIDDAKRELQEIQVRQARYDQWSKNNIERAFLNVDVAPLRAAVEAKGLAG; encoded by the coding sequence ATGCCAGTCATCGTAATGTGCGCGCTGGTGATCTTTTCGCCGCTTCAGGAGGGCGGAACGACGCATCCGGCGCAAATGATCATACGGCTTCTGATTGTGGCCTGGCTTGGTGGAACGTTCATTCATGCAATCCGGGCGGGTCGTTTAATTGTTCCACGGCTTGGAACCAGATATGTCGTCCTGGCGTTCCTGGGCTTTGCTGTCGCAGCCACGATTTTTTCCCCCTATGTCCATCAGAGCCGGCAGTGGCTGGTGATGATCACGGGATACGCAATCTTGTTTTATCTGTTGGTCTCTGTTGTCGACCGGTGGGAGCGTCTGCATACGTTGACGATGATCATTATCGTGATGGGATTAGGGGAAGCTGCCTGGGCAATCGTGCAGGGCGTTGTTTGGAATATTGTCAGACCCAGCGGAACATTTTTTAACCCGAATTTCCTCGCCAGCTATCTCACCGTCAGCTGGGCAGTTCTTTTGAGCATCGCCGTGTACGGATACCGGAAAGGCGCGATATTGTATCGGTCCTCGCTGTCGCCTGTATTGTGGTGGGCCGGCATGGGATCAGCTTTGGGCATTCTCCTGATCGCAATGACCTTTACTCAGTCACGCGGAGGCCTGGTGGCCTGGCTCGCGGCCACAGTGTGGATCTTGGCGGCCCGATATGGGTGGAAGTTGGCCGGTATGGGCTTTGTCGCGCTCCTGTTCGCGGCGCTTATCATTCCTACTCCGCTCAAAGAACGGGTGCTTGCGGAGCATGAACAGAACCCCGTTTCGTATGCCCGTTGGCAGATGTGGCAGGGCGCAATGGCCCAGATGGCTGATCATCCGTTTGGAATTGGCCTAGGGCTCTACCAATATACGTATCCTTCGTATGCGTTTCCGGTCGAAGGGGAAATTGTCCGATACGGAAAAGTCGCTCACACTCCCCACAACGACTATCTGCAAATAGGTGTGGAGATGGGCGTGGGAGCGCTGCTTGTCTTTCTGGCCGGCATAGGCCTGGTCGTGCGTGACATTCTGCAGGTGCTTCAATCAAGATTATTTCGGTGGCAGAGAAGTCTCATCCTCGGGATAGGAGGCGGAGGGATCGCCCTTCTGGTCCATGCCGCGTTGGACTCCAGTTTGCGTGAGTCGGCTCTCGCGATCCTGCTTGTGCTCTGCGCAGGACTGATAGTGTCGGCTGCTCGGATGACCCATCGCAGCACCGATGCCATACAGATCATCCCGATTCGGGGGCGTCTTGCGTGGGGAATGGGTGCTGCCTGTTTGTTGTTGCTATGTGGGGCGGAAGTCAGTCGGTTGGGGATGGCCTGGCTGACTTTCGATAAGGCATCTCGGCAGGCCGTGGCAGGAGAAACAGAAATCGCAATTCAAGGATTCAAGCGCGCGATTACGTTGGATCCAGGCAAATCGCTCTATCACCATGGTCTCGGGTCTGTCTACGCGAACGCATTTGATGTGTCCCGAGACAAAGAGATGTTTCGATTGGCTCATGCGGAGTTCAAGGAGGCGATAGAGTTAAATCCGTTGGACAGTCGATTGTTGGGACTGTTGGCCCAGTTGTATGTGTCGGCGTCGCAGACGTCATCCGCGTCAGGTCTTCTCGATGAACAGCAGAAATCCTGGTTGCGGGCCGCATTGCGGGTGTACGAACGGGCTGTCCGGCTCGCGCCATTTTCTGCTCCCTACCGGTATGAACAGGCTCGACTTCATTGGATGCTCGGCGAGCGACCGTTAGCCGAGCAGCAGGCGAAAGAGGCTGAGCAACTGGAGCCGAATTTTCTTCCTGCTCGTGCGTTGTTAGCCCGTTTGTGGGTCGATGCGGGCCACATCGATGACGCGAAGCGAGAGCTTCAAGAAATTCAGGTGCGGCAGGCGCGATACGATCAGTGGAGCAAAAACAATATCGAGCGGGCTTTTTTAAATGTCGATGTGGCGCCGTTGCGTGCCGCCGTCGAAGCAAAAGGCCTCGCCGGGTGA